Genomic window (Culex pipiens pallens isolate TS chromosome 3, TS_CPP_V2, whole genome shotgun sequence):
GCTACCACATTCGGGAGGTTTGCCTGTACCCGAGATTCCTGGAGAGATGCCGGCCTTAGAGGGGGCAGGACGCAAAAGCATTTACGGAGTTCCGCGGTAAGCTTGTcgcattttgttttctttccaCTATTACAGCAATGCATTTCATTGATTCAATGAATATAATAATTTAGCTTGCAAGGCTAAGCAAAGGAAcaaattttacttcttttatATCACATTCCTAAAGCAATAGAATTTTATTCTCAAAGAACCATGTTTTAAACATAAAGACTATCGTAGCAGTACAGAGACCAACAATCCGTTCCCATgtgcagtgtgtgtgtgtaaaggCAAAAAATACTATCCACGGCGCTCGTCGGCGTCGTCGTCCGCGACCTCGTGTCACATGTCCTTCGGCGTCGTGCCCATCGACCACAGTACGGCACCGTCCGTCCGGATCTGCACGTCCTGGCCGGAGTACGTGTTGGAGGTGCTCACCAGGCTGCCAAACTCCATCACCCGGTTGTCCAGGTTCCACCGGAGGCCGCTGGTGCTGCAGGTGGCCCGGGCGCCGATCGGAACCAGAGCGCACCAGATGTGCTCGTTGACGAGCCGGGCCGGAATCTTGATTGCGTGGTTTCCGGGCGTTAGAAGCCAGCTGAGGGAGTTGCTTGAACGCAGGAAAACGGAGGCGTTTGGAAGAATGGTGCGAGCCAGGAAGAGCGTGTTGATGTTCGCCATGATCTGATCCAGCCGGCCGGAACTTTCGCACAGGACGAGCACGCGGTCGATTTGGGCAGCGTGACCGGTGCTGTGCAGTGCCTTGAGGGATTTGGTGAAGTCGGTTGCGTTCTGGTCGGGCGTTTTTATGATCTGGGAAGGAAAAGTGACTTAGATTTGACTCAActagaatttaaagaaatttttaccCTGCAATTCAATCGAGTC
Coding sequences:
- the LOC120430394 gene encoding thiamin pyrophosphokinase 1 isoform X1 → MLFSDDDDLSNVVSWSPGELIDASDDCGNGLAVVLLNRPILLHKEYFRSIWNSAKVRITVDGGTNRWVDFVKEHPGAEHDLKPPELVTGDFDSCTDESLSYVTRLNCRIIKTPDQNATDFTKSLKALHSTGHAAQIDRVLVLCESSGRLDQIMANINTLFLARTILPNASVFLRSSNSLSWLLTPGNHAIKIPARLVNEHIWCALVPIGARATCSTSGLRWNLDNRVMEFGSLVSTSNTYSGQDVQIRTDGAVLWSMGTTPKDM
- the LOC120430394 gene encoding thiamin pyrophosphokinase 1 isoform X2, coding for MPAMTVVTGWPWCCSTDQYCCTRSTSGRFGTVVRITVDGGTNRWVDFVKEHPGAEHDLKPPELVTGDFDSCTDESLSYVTRLNCRIIKTPDQNATDFTKSLKALHSTGHAAQIDRVLVLCESSGRLDQIMANINTLFLARTILPNASVFLRSSNSLSWLLTPGNHAIKIPARLVNEHIWCALVPIGARATCSTSGLRWNLDNRVMEFGSLVSTSNTYSGQDVQIRTDGAVLWSMGTTPKDM